A genomic window from Sulfurospirillum diekertiae includes:
- the upp gene encoding uracil phosphoribosyltransferase, translating to MKNVHVIKHPLIEHKLSILRDEKTEPFQFRLLVDEISHLMLFEATRDLPLRDIKVQTPVALANTKKLDAKIMICPILRAALGMLDGIFKLIPDASVGFLGFQRNEKTLEAEFYYAKLPPDHKERIAIIIDPMFATGGTAIDAVNFLKSKGVKDIRFLALVSAPEGLKRFCEIHPDVPVFTTCIDDGLNENGYIVPGLGDAGDRVFNTVNS from the coding sequence GTGAAAAACGTTCATGTCATCAAACATCCTCTGATTGAGCATAAGCTTTCGATTTTGAGAGATGAAAAAACAGAGCCATTTCAGTTTCGACTTTTAGTCGATGAAATATCTCATTTGATGTTATTTGAAGCAACACGCGATTTACCTCTTCGCGACATTAAAGTCCAAACGCCTGTTGCGTTGGCCAATACTAAAAAGTTAGATGCAAAAATTATGATCTGCCCGATTCTAAGAGCCGCTCTTGGCATGTTGGATGGTATCTTTAAATTGATTCCTGATGCCAGTGTGGGCTTTTTAGGATTTCAACGCAATGAAAAAACACTCGAAGCAGAGTTTTACTATGCGAAGCTACCACCTGATCATAAAGAGCGTATTGCAATTATTATCGACCCGATGTTTGCGACAGGCGGAACGGCGATTGATGCTGTGAACTTTTTAAAGTCAAAAGGAGTGAAAGATATACGCTTTTTAGCGTTGGTTTCAGCTCCTGAGGGACTCAAACGTTTTTGTGAGATCCATCCTGATGTACCTGTCTTTACAACTTGCATTGATGATGGATTGAATGAAAATGGCTACATCGTTCCCGGTCTTGGAGATGCGGGAGATAGAGTTTTTAATACGGTGAATAGCTAG
- a CDS encoding malic enzyme-like NAD(P)-binding protein produces the protein MSNKGKVTKEESLEYHIGGKIEISVKTRCDTARDLSMAYTPGVAHPCLEIEKDNELAYKYTNKGNLVAVISDGTAVLGLGDIGAVAGKPVMEGKSVLFKKFADVDAFDIELDEHDIDKIVAICKALSPTFGGINLEDIKAPGCFEIERKLQECVDIPVMHDDQHGTAMITSAGLINALEISGKKIEEMKIVVSGAGAAGIACAKMYKLLGAKKIVMLDSKGVIHAGRTDLNTYKAEFALETSDRTIEDAMRGADMFLGLSKPGVVSQEMVKSMNPYPIIFALANPTPEILPEEVHAVRNDVMMGTGRSDYPNQVNNVLGFPFIFRGALDVRATKITEGMKMAAAVAMAKLAKEDVPDYVKAAYNGEDLKFGINYIIPKPFDRRVFVWISAAVAEAAIKDGVARVKDFDMKAYRAKLQAIIDAEQK, from the coding sequence GTGAGTAATAAGGGGAAAGTTACTAAAGAAGAGTCTTTAGAATATCATATTGGTGGGAAAATTGAAATTAGTGTTAAAACGCGTTGTGATACTGCTAGAGATCTTTCAATGGCGTACACTCCAGGTGTTGCACATCCTTGTTTAGAGATTGAAAAAGATAATGAATTAGCGTACAAATATACCAATAAAGGTAATCTTGTTGCCGTTATCAGTGATGGAACAGCGGTTCTAGGTCTTGGTGATATTGGTGCCGTTGCTGGCAAGCCTGTTATGGAAGGAAAGTCTGTTCTTTTCAAAAAATTCGCAGATGTTGATGCGTTTGATATTGAATTAGATGAACATGACATTGATAAAATTGTTGCAATTTGTAAAGCACTCTCTCCAACATTTGGTGGTATCAATCTTGAAGATATTAAAGCACCCGGTTGTTTTGAAATAGAGCGCAAGCTTCAAGAATGTGTTGATATCCCTGTTATGCACGATGATCAACATGGAACAGCGATGATTACGTCTGCTGGACTTATCAATGCGCTTGAAATCAGTGGCAAAAAAATTGAAGAGATGAAAATCGTCGTTTCTGGTGCAGGTGCTGCAGGAATTGCGTGTGCTAAAATGTACAAACTTTTGGGTGCTAAAAAAATTGTGATGCTTGATAGTAAGGGTGTTATCCATGCAGGAAGAACAGATCTTAATACCTATAAAGCAGAGTTTGCATTGGAAACCAGTGATAGAACCATAGAAGATGCAATGCGAGGGGCTGATATGTTTTTAGGTCTTTCAAAACCAGGTGTTGTTAGTCAAGAGATGGTTAAATCCATGAACCCATACCCAATTATTTTCGCTCTTGCAAACCCAACGCCTGAAATCTTACCTGAAGAAGTTCATGCAGTACGAAATGACGTTATGATGGGAACAGGAAGAAGTGACTATCCGAACCAAGTTAATAACGTTTTAGGTTTTCCTTTCATCTTTAGAGGTGCTTTGGATGTTCGAGCAACTAAAATTACGGAAGGCATGAAAATGGCTGCAGCAGTAGCTATGGCAAAGTTAGCTAAAGAAGATGTGCCTGATTATGTCAAAGCAGCTTATAACGGAGAAGATCTTAAATTTGGTATCAATTACATCATTCCAAAACCATTTGATCGAAGAGTTTTTGTGTGGATTTCTGCTGCAGTTGCCGAAGCTGCGATCAAAGATGGCGTTGCGCGTGTGAAAGATTTTGATATGAAAGCGTATCGCGCAAAACTTCAAGCGATTATTGATGCGGAGCAAAAATAA
- the gltX gene encoding glutamate--tRNA ligase → MVVTRFAPSPTGYLHIGGLRTALYSYLWAKRNSGKFLFRIEDTDLARNSKAAADAIVEAFKWVGLAHEGEIVYQSERFDLYKSYVQKLLDAGKAYKCYMSKEELDALREAQMARKERPKYDGRYRDFTGTPPTGVDPVIRIKAPTTGVVSFVDGVKGEVTFNASDMLDDFIIARSDGTPTYNFVVVIDDALMGVNEVIRGDDHLSNTPKQIILYQALGFDIPKFYHVPMILNPQGKKLSKRDGAVDVMEYKREGYLPEALLNFLIRLGWSHGDQEIFSFQEMQELFDPSNINKSASAYNQEKLVWLNAHYIKQASHVRLIDELRFFDVDISLHVKKELLIDALRDRAKTLVEFAAMVKQILEAPVCYDEKAVEKFLTTEGLAVLEQYLEALKGAKELNTASEFETVTKAFLEERGLKLKDLAQAIRIAMVGNSVSPSIFEVLEIIGYANVIQRIQKLISYKRS, encoded by the coding sequence ATGGTTGTGACACGCTTTGCCCCTAGTCCTACGGGCTATTTACATATTGGAGGGCTTAGAACGGCTCTTTACAGTTATTTGTGGGCAAAAAGAAACAGTGGAAAATTTTTATTTCGTATTGAAGATACAGACCTTGCTCGAAACTCCAAAGCAGCAGCAGATGCTATTGTAGAGGCGTTCAAGTGGGTTGGTTTAGCGCATGAGGGTGAGATTGTTTATCAATCTGAGCGTTTTGATCTCTATAAAAGTTATGTTCAAAAGCTTTTAGATGCTGGAAAAGCGTATAAATGTTATATGAGTAAAGAGGAGCTTGATGCCCTTCGAGAAGCTCAAATGGCACGTAAAGAACGTCCAAAATACGATGGGAGATACCGTGACTTTACGGGAACGCCTCCAACAGGAGTTGATCCTGTTATTCGTATTAAAGCGCCAACGACTGGGGTTGTTTCTTTTGTGGATGGCGTTAAAGGTGAAGTGACCTTTAATGCAAGTGATATGTTGGATGATTTCATTATTGCTAGAAGTGATGGCACGCCTACCTATAACTTTGTTGTTGTCATCGATGACGCGCTAATGGGGGTTAATGAAGTCATTCGCGGTGATGACCATCTTTCTAATACACCTAAACAGATCATTTTATATCAAGCACTTGGTTTTGATATTCCTAAATTTTATCATGTTCCTATGATTTTGAATCCTCAAGGTAAAAAGCTTTCTAAACGCGATGGTGCCGTTGATGTGATGGAGTATAAGAGGGAAGGATATCTGCCAGAAGCACTGCTTAACTTTCTGATTCGTTTAGGTTGGAGTCATGGCGATCAAGAAATTTTCTCATTTCAAGAGATGCAAGAACTCTTTGATCCTTCCAATATTAATAAATCTGCTTCGGCGTACAATCAAGAAAAATTAGTATGGCTCAATGCCCATTACATCAAACAAGCAAGTCATGTACGTTTGATTGATGAATTACGCTTTTTTGATGTGGATATTTCTTTACATGTAAAGAAAGAGTTACTGATTGACGCACTTCGTGACCGTGCTAAGACCTTAGTTGAGTTTGCTGCCATGGTAAAGCAGATTTTAGAGGCACCAGTGTGTTACGATGAAAAAGCAGTTGAAAAGTTCTTAACCACCGAAGGACTAGCGGTTTTAGAGCAGTATCTTGAAGCACTAAAAGGTGCAAAAGAACTCAATACAGCGAGTGAATTTGAAACAGTTACCAAAGCATTTTTAGAAGAAAGAGGTCTAAAGCTTAAAGATCTTGCCCAAGCCATTCGCATTGCGATGGTAGGTAATTCTGTGAGCCCTTCTATCTTTGAAGTGTTGGAAATTATTGGATATGCGAATGTTATACAAAGAATTCAAAAATTAATATCTTATAAAAGGAGTTAG
- a CDS encoding peptidylprolyl isomerase, with product MKIKLKVLTFVTLCATLLFSPVNASTVDGVSIIINKEPITLFDVFKYSQRFNIPKKEALDILIRQKLEESEIKKQNIAVDNFEVDQYIENLAISNNMNQYDFLNMIRSKNIEISEYKEDLKKKLQRDKLYKKIVSTKMQQMGDSDLQAYYNENLNEFSQASAFDVTIYTSANQQSLTAIQNNPMSAVSDVQLQEGKIEAAKADPKLIAQLNKTAKGKFSAITKTDSNYVMFFVKEKYNVQTVSFADAKNYIYSKLGEGKEQKAIEEYFEKLKSSANIQVIRAP from the coding sequence ATGAAGATCAAACTAAAGGTGTTAACTTTTGTAACGTTGTGCGCAACCTTACTTTTTTCACCTGTAAATGCAAGTACTGTTGATGGAGTTTCTATCATTATTAATAAAGAGCCTATTACATTATTTGATGTTTTCAAGTATTCACAGCGCTTTAATATCCCCAAAAAAGAGGCATTAGATATTTTAATAAGACAAAAGCTTGAAGAATCTGAAATCAAAAAACAAAATATCGCTGTTGACAATTTTGAAGTCGATCAATATATTGAAAACTTAGCAATTAGTAACAATATGAATCAATATGATTTCCTTAATATGATCCGTTCAAAAAATATTGAAATTTCTGAGTATAAAGAGGATCTTAAAAAGAAATTACAACGTGATAAACTCTATAAAAAAATCGTTAGTACCAAAATGCAACAAATGGGAGATAGTGACCTACAAGCTTATTATAATGAAAATCTTAATGAATTTTCACAAGCAAGTGCATTTGATGTGACGATCTATACTAGCGCTAATCAACAAAGCCTAACTGCCATTCAAAATAACCCTATGAGTGCTGTGAGTGATGTTCAGCTTCAAGAAGGAAAAATTGAAGCAGCAAAAGCAGACCCAAAACTCATAGCACAACTAAACAAAACAGCTAAAGGGAAATTTTCTGCCATCACAAAAACCGATTCAAATTACGTCATGTTTTTTGTAAAAGAAAAATACAATGTTCAAACCGTCTCTTTTGCTGATGCTAAAAACTATATCTACTCAAAACTGGGAGAAGGTAAAGAACAAAAAGCGATTGAAGAGTATTTTGAAAAGTTAAAATCATCTGCTAACATTCAAGTTATCAGAGCACCATAA
- a CDS encoding acetyl-CoA carboxylase biotin carboxylase subunit, whose amino-acid sequence MKIEKILVANRGEIALRAIRTIKEMGKQAIAVYSTADKDALYLQYADASICIGGAKSSESYLSIPAIISAAEISGCDAIFPGYGFLSENQTFVEVCQHHNIKFIGPSVDSMVLMSDKSKAKDVMKKAGVPVILGSEGVLESVEEAKKLAEQIGLPVIVKASAGGGGRGMRVVEKMEDLEKSFLAAESEALSAFGDGTLYMEKYIKNPRHIEVQVIGDSFGNVVHIGERDCSMQRRHQKLIEESPAIALDAKTRARLHEVAVKATKYIGYENAGTFEFLLDADKNFYFMEMNTRLQVEHCVSEMVSGIDIIEWMIRVAEGEKLFDQSALTFRGHSIECRITAEDPVKFIPSPGKITKYIIPGGRNVRMDSHAYQGYIVPPNYDSMIGKLVVWGETRDRAIKKMREALNELQIEGIKTVRDFHLNMMDNEDFIENRFDTNYLSRY is encoded by the coding sequence ATGAAGATTGAGAAAATTCTTGTTGCCAATCGTGGTGAGATCGCCCTTCGCGCAATACGCACCATCAAAGAGATGGGAAAACAAGCGATTGCGGTTTATTCCACTGCGGATAAAGATGCGCTCTATCTTCAATATGCCGATGCAAGTATTTGTATTGGTGGTGCAAAATCATCTGAGAGTTATTTAAGCATTCCTGCAATCATCAGTGCCGCTGAGATCAGTGGCTGTGATGCCATTTTCCCAGGGTATGGTTTCCTCAGTGAAAACCAAACCTTTGTTGAAGTGTGCCAACACCACAACATCAAATTTATTGGACCTTCCGTTGATTCCATGGTTTTAATGAGCGATAAATCGAAAGCCAAAGATGTTATGAAAAAAGCGGGTGTACCGGTTATTCTTGGAAGTGAAGGCGTGCTTGAGAGTGTCGAAGAAGCCAAAAAATTGGCTGAACAAATCGGACTTCCCGTTATCGTCAAAGCGAGTGCAGGCGGCGGTGGACGTGGTATGCGTGTGGTTGAAAAGATGGAAGATTTGGAAAAATCATTCCTTGCCGCAGAGAGCGAAGCGCTGAGTGCATTCGGCGATGGCACGCTTTATATGGAAAAATATATCAAAAATCCGCGTCACATTGAAGTACAAGTGATTGGCGATTCTTTTGGCAATGTTGTCCATATTGGTGAGCGTGACTGTTCAATGCAGAGACGTCACCAAAAACTGATTGAAGAGTCTCCTGCTATTGCGCTCGATGCCAAAACAAGAGCACGACTTCATGAAGTAGCAGTGAAAGCAACTAAGTACATCGGCTATGAAAATGCAGGTACGTTTGAGTTCCTTTTGGATGCAGACAAAAACTTCTATTTTATGGAAATGAACACCAGACTTCAAGTCGAGCATTGTGTGAGCGAGATGGTCAGTGGCATCGACATTATTGAGTGGATGATTCGTGTGGCTGAGGGTGAAAAACTTTTCGATCAAAGTGCACTCACTTTCCGTGGACATTCGATTGAGTGCCGTATCACTGCTGAAGATCCTGTCAAATTTATTCCAAGTCCTGGTAAAATCACCAAGTACATCATTCCAGGAGGTCGCAATGTTCGTATGGATTCTCATGCGTATCAAGGTTATATTGTTCCCCCCAATTATGACTCTATGATTGGAAAGTTGGTGGTATGGGGTGAAACACGTGACCGCGCCATTAAAAAGATGAGAGAAGCTTTAAATGAGTTACAAATAGAGGGTATTAAAACGGTAAGAGATTTTCATTTAAATATGATGGATAATGAAGATTTTATCGAAAATAGATTTGATACAAACTACCTTTCACGCTACTAA
- the accB gene encoding acetyl-CoA carboxylase biotin carboxyl carrier protein: MDKNEIRELIRIFDKSDITKLKIKEGDFSIELQKGFDGPVTYAAAPVVQAPSVAPVAAPVAQVGGEASVNAAPAGLSMKSPMVGTFYRSPAPGAAPFAKVGDVIRKGQPIGIIEAMKIMNEIEAEFDCKVLDILVEDGQPVEYDMPIFAVEKV; the protein is encoded by the coding sequence ATGGACAAAAATGAAATTAGAGAGTTAATACGTATTTTTGATAAAAGTGATATTACAAAACTCAAAATCAAAGAGGGTGATTTTAGCATTGAACTGCAAAAAGGTTTTGATGGTCCTGTTACGTATGCAGCAGCCCCAGTTGTGCAAGCTCCAAGTGTTGCTCCTGTAGCAGCTCCTGTTGCTCAAGTTGGAGGCGAGGCGAGTGTGAATGCAGCGCCTGCAGGTTTAAGTATGAAATCACCTATGGTAGGAACTTTCTATCGATCTCCAGCTCCTGGTGCGGCTCCATTTGCAAAAGTAGGCGACGTGATCCGTAAAGGTCAACCTATCGGTATTATCGAAGCAATGAAAATTATGAATGAAATCGAAGCAGAGTTTGACTGTAAAGTCTTAGATATTCTTGTCGAAGATGGTCAACCTGTAGAATACGATATGCCAATCTTTGCGGTGGAGAAAGTGTAA
- the dcd gene encoding dCTP deaminase, protein MGLKADSWIREKSLKERMIEPFCEDQVGKDVVSYGVSSYGYDIRVGREFKIFTNVNSTVVDPKEFDDKNVIDFVGDICIVPPNSFALARTVEYFRIPKNVLAICLGKSTYARCGIIVNVTPFEPEFEGHITIEISNTTPLPAKIYANEGIAQVLFLEGDTPCETTYKDKHGKYQGQTGITLPRILK, encoded by the coding sequence ATGGGTTTAAAAGCAGACAGTTGGATACGAGAAAAATCGCTCAAAGAGCGTATGATAGAGCCTTTTTGTGAGGATCAAGTGGGCAAAGATGTGGTCAGTTATGGCGTCAGTAGTTATGGGTATGACATCCGTGTTGGGCGTGAATTTAAGATTTTTACCAATGTCAATTCTACCGTGGTTGACCCTAAAGAATTTGACGATAAAAATGTCATCGATTTTGTAGGTGACATCTGCATTGTTCCCCCAAACTCTTTTGCATTGGCACGCACAGTGGAATACTTTAGAATCCCAAAAAACGTACTGGCGATCTGCCTTGGTAAAAGTACCTATGCACGTTGTGGCATCATCGTGAATGTCACACCGTTTGAACCAGAGTTTGAAGGTCACATTACCATCGAAATTTCAAATACCACACCATTGCCTGCTAAAATCTATGCCAATGAAGGCATCGCGCAAGTGCTCTTTTTAGAGGGTGACACACCCTGTGAGACTACGTACAAAGATAAACACGGTAAGTACCAAGGGCAAACAGGTATTACCTTACCACGCATTTTAAAATAA
- a CDS encoding GNAT family N-acetyltransferase, translating to MALHVKALGQNNLEEFDGFYAIYSTSFPLSEQKSRDALLAMQHASFYTIYLAYHDEKIVGFCIMYHPHNDDFFLLEYMAVDERLRGMGLGSTLLKSSIEQLFKTHGTRALLIEIDSPEKSSNEQEIREKRELFYRRLGALKIDPFDYILALKSSEEAPPMELLVYHPRMREVSKETLHTWLEKLYVNVYGCAKTDSRIAQMLELVPPMLNLI from the coding sequence ATGGCTTTACATGTAAAGGCTTTAGGGCAAAACAATTTAGAAGAGTTTGATGGCTTTTACGCCATCTACTCTACTTCGTTTCCGCTTTCAGAACAAAAATCTCGTGACGCACTTTTAGCGATGCAACACGCCTCTTTTTACACCATCTATCTGGCATACCATGACGAAAAAATTGTAGGATTTTGCATTATGTATCATCCACACAATGACGATTTTTTCTTGCTAGAATACATGGCGGTCGATGAGCGTCTTCGTGGTATGGGACTAGGCTCCACGCTGTTAAAAAGTAGCATTGAACAGCTTTTTAAAACGCATGGCACACGAGCCCTTCTCATCGAAATTGACTCACCTGAAAAAAGCTCAAATGAGCAAGAAATTCGTGAAAAAAGAGAACTCTTTTACCGTCGTTTAGGCGCTTTAAAAATTGATCCGTTTGATTATATTTTAGCCCTAAAAAGCAGTGAAGAAGCTCCTCCTATGGAACTTTTAGTCTATCATCCCCGTATGCGCGAAGTTTCCAAAGAGACACTGCACACATGGCTAGAAAAACTCTATGTCAATGTCTATGGATGCGCCAAAACAGACTCTCGCATTGCTCAAATGCTTGAGCTTGTACCACCGATGTTAAACCTCATTTAA
- a CDS encoding class I SAM-dependent rRNA methyltransferase, whose protein sequence is MNKVYIKHSVVPKIRRFTPWVYANEIDSSLEEFQSGEVVALFSKKDGFLGTAYVNPKCAIFARILSFGKEEIGKKFFHNRIKRAIAKREALLSQTNAVRLIHSEADFLPGLIVDKYGDTLSIQINTAGMETFRELILSTLKQLVNPSWIVEKSDEHSREIEGLESKNGTLFGTPSKEFELKENGLTFLVDIEDAQKTGFYLDQRKNRAICASYIKENDTVLDLCCNAGGFGIHALSKGAKNAVFVDISESAIAQTKANLEANKMETYEAYAADAFTFMKEKKYKNSFDLIVLDPPSFAKTKEQANGAKRGFKHLLMESTKAVKDGGLIALFSCSFHVGKKELLDIAMEVSHDLKVQYILLEQMQQDSDHPCLINAAASFYLNGLLLRVEK, encoded by the coding sequence TTGAATAAAGTCTATATCAAACACTCCGTTGTTCCCAAAATAAGACGCTTTACCCCATGGGTTTATGCTAACGAAATTGACTCTAGCTTAGAGGAGTTTCAAAGCGGTGAAGTCGTCGCGCTCTTTTCCAAAAAAGATGGTTTTTTAGGAACCGCCTATGTCAATCCAAAATGCGCGATTTTCGCGCGCATTCTGAGCTTTGGCAAAGAGGAGATTGGTAAAAAGTTTTTCCATAACCGCATCAAAAGAGCCATCGCAAAGCGTGAGGCACTTTTATCTCAAACCAATGCCGTGCGTCTCATCCACTCCGAAGCAGATTTCTTGCCAGGGCTTATTGTGGACAAGTATGGCGATACGCTCTCCATTCAGATCAATACAGCAGGTATGGAAACCTTTCGTGAGTTGATACTCAGCACTCTTAAACAACTTGTAAATCCTTCATGGATTGTTGAAAAATCCGATGAACACTCACGCGAAATTGAGGGCTTGGAGAGTAAAAACGGCACACTTTTTGGCACACCTTCCAAAGAGTTTGAACTCAAAGAGAATGGTTTAACCTTTTTAGTGGATATTGAAGATGCTCAAAAAACAGGCTTTTACCTCGACCAGCGTAAAAACAGAGCTATTTGTGCGAGCTACATCAAAGAGAATGACACCGTGCTTGATCTTTGCTGTAATGCCGGTGGTTTTGGCATCCATGCACTCTCAAAGGGCGCTAAAAATGCCGTTTTTGTAGACATCTCCGAATCCGCCATAGCACAAACCAAAGCCAACCTCGAAGCCAATAAAATGGAGACATACGAAGCGTATGCCGCCGATGCGTTTACCTTTATGAAAGAGAAAAAATACAAAAACAGTTTTGATCTCATTGTACTTGATCCCCCATCTTTTGCCAAAACCAAAGAGCAAGCCAATGGCGCTAAACGAGGCTTTAAACACCTCTTGATGGAGTCTACCAAAGCCGTCAAAGACGGAGGTTTAATCGCGCTCTTCTCCTGCTCCTTTCACGTCGGCAAAAAAGAACTGTTAGACATCGCCATGGAAGTCTCCCACGATCTTAAAGTGCAATACATTTTGTTAGAACAAATGCAACAAGACAGCGACCACCCATGCCTAATTAATGCCGCTGCATCGTTTTATTTGAATGGATTGTTGTTGAGAGTTGAGAAATAA
- a CDS encoding alpha/beta hydrolase: MKKLLLGIIGLYLVAMGYLYFTQDAQVFNIKAIVKQAKVSGETIEPLSLHVKEGVDLEGVLRHDAQSDAGVILYFGGNADDATQFLLHVKDIQGYDIIAFNYRGYGESTGMPSEQALFEDALKIYDTYAKGRKVVLIGRSLGTGVATYLASQRVVDGLVLISPYDSILSIAKIKYPFFPIDLMLKNKFETIEYLPLVKSKIAVMEVENDTVIPHYHLEKLLEVMPSRPLHVILSHTTHNNVFEHPAFTKELQTILGKIIE, from the coding sequence ATGAAAAAACTCTTACTTGGGATTATTGGGCTCTATTTGGTAGCGATGGGGTATCTCTATTTTACCCAAGATGCGCAAGTGTTCAATATTAAGGCGATTGTAAAGCAAGCCAAAGTGAGTGGTGAAACGATTGAGCCCCTCTCTTTACATGTCAAAGAGGGCGTTGATTTAGAAGGGGTATTGCGACATGATGCACAAAGCGATGCGGGAGTCATTCTTTACTTTGGGGGTAATGCGGATGACGCTACGCAATTTCTTTTACATGTAAAGGATATTCAAGGCTACGACATCATTGCTTTTAACTATCGAGGCTATGGCGAAAGTACAGGAATGCCAAGTGAGCAAGCCTTGTTTGAAGATGCGCTCAAGATTTACGATACGTACGCAAAAGGGCGTAAAGTGGTATTGATTGGGCGAAGCTTAGGAACGGGAGTTGCGACCTATCTTGCTTCGCAAAGGGTAGTGGATGGTTTGGTGCTTATTAGTCCTTACGATTCAATCCTCTCTATCGCCAAAATTAAGTACCCTTTCTTCCCGATTGATCTGATGCTTAAAAATAAATTTGAAACCATTGAGTACCTTCCTTTGGTCAAGTCAAAAATAGCGGTGATGGAAGTTGAAAATGACACCGTTATTCCTCATTACCATCTTGAAAAACTCTTAGAAGTGATGCCGAGTCGTCCTTTACATGTAATCTTGAGCCATACAACACATAATAACGTTTTTGAACACCCTGCCTTTACAAAAGAGCTACAAACTATATTAGGAAAAATCATTGAATAA
- a CDS encoding class I SAM-dependent methyltransferase, producing the protein MPRINNQTFYENAIKRYGCTARGLNWNSKQSQHIRFEVIHALLEPHLPSSKIVDAGCGFGDLYLFLQQKGSLPRKYIGYDTLQEAIFVAHKRTKQHFARKDILNDELELADFYIASGSMNILNRFETFLFIRRCYEASKKGFVFNLLKGEEKEGHFNYFLPHEIEAYTSEFAYDVEMYEDYMEGDFTVFLKKEDV; encoded by the coding sequence ATGCCACGTATCAATAATCAAACTTTTTATGAAAATGCTATCAAACGATATGGTTGCACGGCCAGAGGGTTGAATTGGAATTCAAAACAGTCGCAGCACATACGTTTTGAAGTGATTCATGCGCTTTTAGAACCACACTTGCCTTCAAGCAAGATTGTGGATGCAGGATGTGGGTTTGGCGATCTCTATCTTTTTTTACAGCAAAAAGGTTCTTTACCTCGCAAATATATTGGGTATGATACGCTCCAAGAGGCCATTTTTGTGGCACACAAACGGACTAAACAGCATTTTGCCCGTAAAGATATTTTAAATGACGAGCTTGAATTAGCGGACTTTTATATTGCCAGTGGCTCGATGAATATTTTAAACCGTTTTGAGACGTTTTTGTTTATTCGCCGTTGTTATGAAGCCTCTAAAAAAGGTTTTGTGTTTAATCTGCTCAAAGGTGAAGAGAAAGAGGGTCATTTTAACTATTTTTTACCTCATGAAATTGAAGCATATACGAGTGAGTTTGCTTACGATGTTGAAATGTATGAGGACTATATGGAAGGTGATTTCACCGTATTTTTGAAAAAGGAAGATGTATGA
- a CDS encoding flagellin, which translates to MNVSLNEEHLMNVSSSSNTQVLNLITQNKSQTDIMLEKINATKEVNGTDGATLVISDSLASQIAALSQGVQNSNETVSMYQIADASVQAIQAGTDKLNDLSVRYNNATLGSEQKTSLQKEFTDISTAMQDIANQTTYNGQNLLSSNYGLNVSGLSDLKISDQTGIASFRDNMSALSSTISSQINSASSSINSSLTTMTNLSSANSQMSETPLDQKIAAINSDQIKLTSSVLTQIHQNNMMQQNISALLV; encoded by the coding sequence ATGAATGTATCTTTAAATGAGGAGCATCTGATGAACGTTTCCAGTAGTTCCAATACGCAAGTACTCAACTTAATCACTCAAAATAAATCTCAAACCGATATTATGTTAGAAAAAATCAATGCGACCAAAGAGGTTAATGGCACCGATGGCGCTACTTTGGTTATCTCAGATTCACTCGCATCTCAGATAGCAGCCTTAAGTCAAGGGGTGCAAAATTCAAATGAAACGGTCAGTATGTACCAAATTGCTGACGCTTCTGTTCAGGCAATTCAAGCAGGAACCGATAAATTAAATGACCTCTCCGTGCGTTACAATAACGCTACGCTTGGAAGTGAGCAAAAAACAAGCTTGCAAAAAGAGTTTACAGATATTAGTACCGCCATGCAAGATATTGCAAACCAAACAACCTACAATGGTCAAAATCTTCTCAGTAGTAATTATGGACTCAATGTTTCAGGCTTAAGTGATCTTAAAATTAGTGATCAAACGGGCATTGCAAGTTTTAGAGACAATATGAGCGCTCTTTCGTCTACCATCAGTTCTCAGATCAACAGCGCTAGCAGCAGTATCAACAGTTCCTTGACGACAATGACGAATTTAAGCAGTGCCAATTCTCAGATGTCTGAAACTCCCCTCGATCAAAAGATTGCAGCAATCAACAGCGATCAGATCAAACTGACCAGTTCTGTTTTAACTCAAATTCATCAAAACAATATGATGCAACAAAATATTTCGGCACTTTTGGTTTAA